The sequence TGAGCTTATATGTCCCGCCGGTATTAAATGCGTTTTTTAAAGCTTCAAAATCAGCTACATCTGCCGCCATAGCTCCCGAGGTGAATGCCATCATTACGGCCGTCACCAGCAACGCGATGATTCCGTTTTTTCCAAATTTCAACAATTTCCCCACACCTTTCTTTGCCTTGTCATTGCAAAAAATTCCAGATAAAACCGTAACAACAGCCGCCGGGTTTGCTGGTTATTTTTATACGCGCACCTCCTTCAATATTTTTTGATCTATGTGAAAATAAAACGTATTGCCAGTAACGAGGCACAGTCCATCAACAGCCCGAGTTCGGCCTTTATGTTTACAGTTATAAAAAACATCTGCGTATTGTTTTTGCAACCAGCTGTTAATATATTATTATACATACCTTATTGATACTGGTGTAAAGATAACACTACAAAATTATGTTGTCAACCTATTGTGCTTTTATTGTTTTTTTAATTTTTAAAATTATTTTCCGTGGCCTCCGCGCTGGTTGGAATGCTCAAGTTGTTTGCCGGAGGCTTCGTTGCGCGGCAATAGGCCTAGGTTTTGCCCCTATGTAATAAAAAGTGTTATATAATAGAGAACAGTGACGAAGTATTTATATGAAGTAAAAGAAAAGCGTCTGTGAAATTATTTTATCAAAAAAATTGTGTGGAGGAATTATTAATGTCACCTGAAGTTCTTGCGGCGATAAAAACTATGCAGCTCAACGAGGTCACGGAACATTTGATTTATGCGCGGATGGCGGCGCGCGCGAAGGGAGAGAACGCGAATCTGCTGGCGCAGATATCGGCGGACGAGCTGCGCCACGCTGAGATATGGAGCAGGTATACGGGGGAGATGCCGAAGCCCGGGATTTTTAAGATGCTGCTCTATCGTGTGTGCGGACTTATCTTCGGGCTTACGTTCGTTATAAACCTGATGGAGGAGGGCGAGGCCAAGGCTCAGCTTGAGTATTCGGAGATAGCGAAGTCCGCGCCCGAGGCGCTCCAGATATACGAGGACGAGGAGCGTCACGAAGAGATGCTCATTGGCATGGTGGACGACGAAAGGCTGAAGTATATAAGCTCGATGGTGCTGGGCATTAATGACGCGCTGGTGGAGCTTACGGGCGCGCTTGCCGGCTTTACCTTCGCGCTGGGCAACTCGACCGTTATCTGTATGGCCGGCTTTATCACAGGAAGCGCGGCCACTCTTTCTATGGCCGCGTCGGAATATCTTTCAAAAAAGAACGATCCGCATGAGCGCCACCCGCTGAAGGCGGCCGTATATACCGGCCTTGCCTACATGTTCGCGGTATGTATGCTGCTTATGCCCTATACTTTTATAGGTTCTCCGATAATGGCGCTTGGCGGTTGTCTTTTCAACGCCGCTATCGTCATCATGCTGTTTACTTTTTACGTCTCGGTGGTGCGCAAGGAGCCGTTTATGCCGGCCTTTACGGAGATGATATGTATAAGCTTCGGAGTAGCCGCGCTCTCTTTCCTGATAGGCTGGGGCGCGCAGAAGATGCTGGGGATAACGATGTAATCCAAAAAAATATGTGGAACAAATAGCCGGCAAAGGCTTTTTAGTGAGCCTTTGCCGGCTTTATGTTACCTCTTTTTACCTCGAAGCGCCGGAAGCAGGGCTAGGGCTACCAAAGCGAGCGCTCCGAAGCCTGTGTTACATCCGCTGGAGCTGCTAGAGCCGCTAGATCCGCTTGGCTTCGGTGCTTCTGTCGCTATCATTGCGGCTGGGTCCAGTATCGCCCGCTCTTCACTCATCAGGTCGAAATCCCCGTTGTCTTTGATGAAGAGCACGAGCCTGTATGTTCTATCCGCTTCAAATTTTCCAGTGAAGATATTATCGCTTGCGTCCTGCACTGTGAATGCGCCGTCGCCGAAGTCCGAGGCTTTTGCGGCGTATTTGAAGAATTTGCCGGAGGAGGAAGATATTATCTTCACGATTTGCAGGAGTTCTGGCGATTCCGCCTTGAACTCGCTGCCTTTAAGGTCAAAGGCTACGGCTACTACCGTTCCGGCTGTTGTGACGTCTTCACTTGTTATCGTGAAGATCGGCAACGGGCGAACGGCCGTGACTGGAGCAGTCAGTCCTTTATCCTTGAGCGCCTGTTCTGCCGCCGATTTTGCCGTGCTCGGGGAGGCCTGAAGAAGCTGCGTTTCCTCGTTGACTGTTAAATCCGCGGATGTGAGAGTACCGGGCTTTATGGCGGATAGCAGCATATTGACGGTCTCTTCTTTTTCTTTCTCGTCGGCAGGGTCAATATATGCTAGGCCCGGCTTGGCGGCGGTTATGCCCTCAGGCGTGCCGATAGGAAGAGTCGGCTTTACAGGAGCTTCTTTTGTGACGGATGGGCAGGAAAGCACTAGGGTGTATGTGTGCGTTGCTTCGTCGTAGGAGACTTTGCTTGCTGTAATGCCTGTGGCGCTTGTTTCGTCCCGCGAGAATATTTCGCCTTCGGTAGAGGCTGTGAGAACTGTGACCGTTCCTCTGCCCGCCCAGTCGCCGGTGAGTTTAATGGTAAGCCCAGGCGTGAGTTCTATCTTCCCGAGTTTCACCTGTGTTCCGGGGGTGAGTGTGATCACGTCAAAATTTTTAATTTCCGCCTGTGAAAAATCTGCTGATACGTTGTCAAAGACAAGATTGGAGTCGCCCAGTACGGAGTCGGTGTAGCCGTCTATTTTATAATCTCCGTTTGTACCTTGGCCTGAGAGATGCCCTTTGAACGCGGCGTCATTGATGTCTTTAAATGTTATAAAGGCGTCGCCCTGCACTGTGGCAAGCGCGGCAGATTCGTTGCCTTTCCTGCCTCCGGCAAAAATCATAGCATCAGGCGATAGGGCGGCCAGCCCGTTGTTCCCGAGCAGCGTTATATTACTGTTGCCTTTAACGATGGATTCAGTGGCGGCTGTCTTTCCATTCCAGCTCATTCCGCCGCCAAAGATGTACTTGATATTTTTGCCACCGGTTACGGTGATGTTCGTGCTGCCGTTGACGTATCCTTTTCCGCCTTCGACTTCAATGTCATGTCCGCCCCACAGCCTGGCTCGACCGTTGTTTTGCCCCATTTCGGCATTAGAGACGGTGATATTGGTGTCGCCCAGCACTGTCGCGGTGCCCTTAGTCCAGACCTCCGCGCCCGCGAAAACGCTGTCATCTACTAAGCCGTTTTTTAGTTCTATGTTTGTTGACTTGACACTGAGGGTCGGGGCGCCGAGATTTAGCAGAGCGCCTGCCGCCCACATTTCCCTAACGGCCCCCTTGCCGTCCACGACAATACTTGCTGTCCCCTTAACGATGCCGCTGGCGGCACCGGTTTTTTGGATCATTGGTCCGGCCAGTAAGGCTGTGCCTCCTCCGACTTTCCAATCAGCGTTAAATAATACGCGGCTGTCGCCTTCAACTACTATTGAACTAGCGGCGCTGTCGTTGTTGATCAAACCGGCCGCCGCCGCCTTAACGTAATAGACATCGTTCGTAGCTCCAAGAGAGCCACTGATGTTTAATAGAGTGTTACCGCGTACAGTCCCGCCTTCCGGCCCTCCCGCGAGCAGTAGTGTTTTTTGCCCCGAGCCGTTGGACGCGTAGAGTTCTGAACCCGCCTCTGAGTTGAAATTAAGAGTCGAATTGCCAAGGGCGCTGTTCTGTCCGCCTCCGAGGAATTGAACGATGCCGTTTGTATATAGTTTTGATGTTCCCCAGTTGATGCTCAGATTTGAATCGCCGGCTTCGTTACCTTGTGCGCCATAGATTTTAAAATTCTTTGCGTCAGGAGTGGCGGCGCTTCCAAGCGCGCCGGTTATGTTCAACGTGTTGGTTCCTGCTGTATTTGGTTTGTAGAGGCCGTTGTTCACAACATCTAGGAGGGCTAGATTTCCTCCATTATCATAATTATTGTCGAGACTCCACGCGCAGCCCAGCATTGTAAATAGAGCGATGATGACGCCGATAAAAAAGTGTTTTCGTGGAATATGTTTCATCTTATATCACCAACCTTTTCTGTTTGTATTGCGTTTTACACGAAGCGTTGGAAGCAGGGCTAGGGCTGCCAAAGCGAGCGCTCCGAAGCCTGTGTTGCAGCCGCTTGAGCTGTTGTGCTGCGGCTGCTGTGTTTTTTCTGTCGTTATTATGGCCGACGGGTCTGTTATCTGGCCTTCTATACCGTCCAGGTCGAACTCTCCGCCGTCTTTGATGAATACGGTTACGTCGTACCGCGCGCCTTTTTCTATGGATTCCGCTATTACGCTTGTGCCGTGTGTGAAGATGGTGAAGCATTTATCGTCGAAGTCCGCGGCAGCGGCGGCGTATTTGAAGAAGGCGCTTTTGTTGGCTCCAAGATATTTCATGATTTTTACATCGGCGGGCACGCTTGCGCCAAGCTGGTCTCCCGTAAGGACGAACGAGGAGGCGGCTATTTTACCTTTTTCTACGGGGGCTTTGAAGACCGGTATTGGCAGAGTGGTTTTCAGCGTTTCGCCAGCTAAGATGATTTTTTCTGCGGCTTTTTTTGCCGTTTCTGTTTCAATGACGACTGTTCCAGCGGCGTCGATGATAAGTTCCGAGGCGGTGACGTTTGGCATGGCGGCCGCCACCTCTGTGATTTTTGCCGTTTTTTCGCTTTCGGAGGCGTCTTTAGCGACGTAAGAGATCTCCGCGACAGTGGGGCGTATCTCTTCTTTTGCGCCGTCTGGGATAATCGGCTTTACCGGAGCTATCTGCTCCGTCCCGGTGCAGGTGAGGATAAATTCTGTGCGAGCCTCGTTCCATCTTGCGGACGAGAGCCCCTTTGCTCCGCCGTATTCGATTTTAAGGCTCTCAGCCGGCGTAGGCTTCTCTGATTTGAATACGACGTATGTTCCTTTGTCTGTCCAGTCTCCGTTCAGCGTGAGCGTTATCGCGCCGTTGTTTGTGGAAGAGAGCGAGCCGGTCTCTATTTGTGACGAAGGGCCGGCCGTGATTGCGATCGCTGCGTTGTCGGCCGTTATTTTTTCGCCTTTTATGACGACTGTACCGGCTGTGATGGAGATTGAAGATTTATCGGCCGCAGCCACATCGCCGTTTAGCACGACGGACTTTCCCTCCGAGCCAAGCGTCAGTTTTCCGCCGTAGACGGCCGCCGCCGCAAGAGACTTGCTTGCTAAAATTTTGCTTTCGGATTCGTCCAGTGTTCCGGCTGCCGTTCCAGCCGCGGTTATGTTTACATTGCCAAGCAGCCGGACTTCGTCGTTGAGGTAAGGAGCGGTATGTCCCCCTCCCTCTTTGTAGGCTCCATTGTCGGACGCTACACCTATCGCCGCTTTTATGAAGTCTTTAACGGATATGGCGACGTCAGTATTTTTTGATACGTTTACGACGCCCCCGCAGTTTGTTCTGATGCCATAGCTGTCGCTGTAATCAGCCGTCGCCTTGGAAGTATCTGCCCCGCCTGTTACGCTGACGTTAAATTTTGGATTATTGACGGTAAGGCTTTGCTCCTCGCCGCAGTAAACACCCGCCGTACCGTTTGCGTTATTGGCGTCTCCGTTATATATGCCGGACCCTTCAACTATTATATTGAAATTACCTACTGGCTCCGCAACTGTCACACGATTGCCAAGCACTCCGACCGCATTTGTTTTGCCGATGCCGTCGGAAATTACGGAGCGGATGGTAATGTCCCCTCTATTGAATTTTACACTACCATTGCCGCCTAGCCCCGTCGCGCCACTCTTGCCGGTTGTAAGGATCGTTGTTTTATCGCTGTTGAATTCGACGTAATCGTCGGGCGACGTGATACTGATGCTCTGCGCCGTATAGTTTCCTGTGTTTTGTGTGGTGAAGGATGTTTCCGTTGTGTTGAAAGAGACCTGTCCTATATTTTGTGTGACCAGAGCATTAAACCACTGTGCGCCTGTGCTGCTACCGTTAATAAGTACCTCTGTGGCAGCTCCGTTGAACGTAATGGACGCTGCGTCGGCGTAAATGCCTTTGGGGCATCCTCCATCTGTTCCAGCTGCGTTGATTTTAGTACTGCCGTTTAATGTTATTGACCCGTTGTTTCTTGCGTCTACACCAATAGCCAAGCCGTCCTTTCCTGATGTTGTGGCTGAGATTTGAGTGACGCCGTTTAACACGATAGCTCCCGAGGCGAGTTTTCTAATTGTGCGCGCCTGCGCTCCGTTTGTCCCCGTCGCGTTGTAAACCGCGTCCGCTGTGATGTTTATGGCCCCTGTGCCGTTGTTGTTGACGGCGTATGCTCTGTCGGTGGATATTGCGACAGTGGAGTTGACATTCAGCGTCTTGCCGCTGGCGACGGTTATCGTGAGGTCGTCAGCTGTTTTGCTTCCGATGCCGTATAATTTTCTGTTGCCCTCAACATCATCGCTTGTCGCCGTGATGGTGGTGTCTTCCGTGTAGTGCTGGTTTGTGTTGACGGAGCCGCTTGCCGCCGCCCAGGCTATTCCCGCCGTTGCAAATAAGGTTATCATAATGGCTGAAAAAATATGTTTTTCGGATATGTTTTTCATTATATATCACTGAGCCTTCCTACTTTGGTGTTTCATGACGCCTGTTGTTTTATTTTGACGTTGGTGCGGCATGGGTGTAGTTTTTTGGCGCGCCTCCTTGTTCGCTCCCTCTGTAAAACAAATAAAGACCGAGGGCTTGGGGCAGCCCGCGGTCTTTTACGACTTTTTACGGTAACTGGCTGCCATTCCGTATCGGGTCAGGCCCTGTAGCTTTGCGTACTCCGCCTTTCGGCGGGTTTGCCTTTGTACTTTATTTATAATAACTAACAGCGCCAGTTGCGGCGCTGCTGGTTTGTTTCTATTGGAAGATAGCACCGATTGAGGCCCGTGTCAACAAGCTGGATTTACTTCACAAAAAGGCGCGGCTCCATCGTAAAGACGGAGCCGCGCCTTGTATTCGGTTGTTGAAAAAAGCTTACTTCGCTTTTTTCTCTGTGATGTATTTGTCGATGGCTACCGCAGCGTCTTTGCCGGCGCCCATCGCGAGGATGACGGTCGCGGCTCCCGTTACGATGTCTCCGCCCGCGAATACGCCGGGGACTGAGGTCGCGCCGGTCTTTTCGTCGGCTTCGATGTAGCCCCATTTGTTGAGCTTCATCTCGGGGAAGGTGGAGAGCAGCACTTTGTTGGAGCCCTGACCGATAGCTTCGATGGCGCAGTCGGCTTCGATGAAGTATTCGCTGCCTTCGACGGGGACGGGGCGGCGTCTGCCGGAGGCGTCGGGCTCGCCGAGTTCCATTTTGATGACTTTGACGCCTTTAAGCTGGCCGTTTCCGTCGTCAACGTATTCCGTGGGGTTCGTCAGCCAGTTGAAGACGATGCCTTCTTCGACGGCGTGATGATACTCTTCGATACGCGCGGGGAGTTCCTGGAGCGAGCGGCGGTAGACTACCGTCACTTCGTCGGCGCCAAGGCGTTTTGCGGAACGCGCGGCGTCCATAGCGACGTTGCCGCCGCCGATGACTACGACCTTTTTGGATTTCTTGGCGGGCGTGTCATATTTGGGGAACTGGTAGCCGTGCATGAGGTTGATGCGGGTAAGGTATTCGGAGGCTGAATAGACGCCGTTGAGGGTCGTGCCGGGGACGCCCTGGAAGTGGGGAGCGCCCGCGCCTACGGCGATGTAGCACGCGTCGTATTCGTCCATTATCTCCTGCATTGTGATCGTCTTGCCGACGACTACGTTGCATTCGACGTCTACGCCGAGCTTTTTCATTGCGTCTATTTCCATTTTGACGATGCTCTTGGGCAGACGGAACTCAGGGATGCCGTAGATAAGGACTCCGCCGGCTGCGTGGAGCGCTTCAAATATTTTTACTTCGTAGCCCATTTTGGCGAGGTCGCCCGCAACGGTGAGGCTTGAGGGGCCGGAGCCTACTACCGCTACTTTGCCTTTCTTTTCGCCTTCGCAGGCTTTTGCGGCCATGTCTGTCTGGGCGTATTTCCAGTCGGCGACGAGGCGCTCGAGCTTGCCTATTGAGACTGGTTCATAGCCGGGCATTCTGCCGACTGTGCAGAGGCCTTCGCACTGTGATTCCTGCGGGCATACGCGGCCGCAGACGGCGGGAAGGTTCGTATATTTGTCCATGACCTCCGCCGCGCCAGCCATGTCGCCGTCTTTGACGCACTGGATGAAGGCGGGGATGTCTATTTTAACGGGGCAGCCGTTGATGCAGGGCTTTGTTTTGCACTGCAGGCAGCGTCCGGCCTCAAGCTGACCCTCTTCGAGCGAGTAGCCGAGGCAGACCTCTTTGAAGTTGCCCTTGCGAACCTGGGCGTCCTGTTCTTTGATGGGGGTCTTTTTCTTTGAGAATGTTACAGCCATGTCTTTTCACCAACTTCTGATTCGTATTTGTCCATGGATATTTTTTCTTCATCTTTATACTGGCGCAGACGGCTCATGAACTCGTCCCAGTTCACTTTGTGGCCGTCAAATTCGGGGCCGTCGACGCAGGCGAAGAATATTTTTCCGTCTACGGTGACGCGGCAGCAGCCGCACATGCCCGTTCCGTCAACCATGAGCGGGTTGAGGGAGACCCATATCGGAAGGCCGAGTTCTTTTGCGGCCTTTGTGCCGAACTTCATCATGATGGAGGGGCCGATGCACCAGCTGCGGTCGATCTTTTCGCCGCGCTCGACTATCATTTTCATGGCTTCGGTGACTACGCCCTTCATACCCTCTGAGCCGTCGTCGGTGGTGATAATGAGTTCATCGGAGTATTTGGCGCATTCGTCTTTCATGATGACGAGGTCTGAGGTGCGTCCGCCAAGGATGGTGATGACTTTGTTTCCGGCCTGCTTCAGCGCCTTGATGATGGGGAAGAGCGCCGCGATGCCGACTCCGCCGCCTACCATGAGCACTGTGCCGAAGTTCTCGATCTCGCTCGGCGTGCCCAGCGGGCCTGAGATGTCCTGGATGGCGTCGCCTACGTTTAACGTGGACATTTCCGCGGTCGTCTTGCCGACTACCTGGAAGATGAGGCGGATGAGGCCCTTTTCGACGTCGTGGTCGGCGATAGTGAGAGGGATTCTCTCGCCTTCGTCATTGACGCGAAGGACGACGAACTGGCCGGCCTTGGCGTGCGCTGCGATGCGCGGAGCTTCGACCCAGATGTCGAATTCTTTCGGCGCAAGCTTTTGCTTGGATACGAGTTTGAACATGATGTACCTCCTATAGA is a genomic window of Cloacibacillus sp. containing:
- a CDS encoding Synerg-CTERM sorting domain-containing protein, with amino-acid sequence MKHIPRKHFFIGVIIALFTMLGCAWSLDNNYDNGGNLALLDVVNNGLYKPNTAGTNTLNITGALGSAATPDAKNFKIYGAQGNEAGDSNLSINWGTSKLYTNGIVQFLGGGQNSALGNSTLNFNSEAGSELYASNGSGQKTLLLAGGPEGGTVRGNTLLNISGSLGATNDVYYVKAAAAGLINNDSAASSIVVEGDSRVLFNADWKVGGGTALLAGPMIQKTGAASGIVKGTASIVVDGKGAVREMWAAGALLNLGAPTLSVKSTNIELKNGLVDDSVFAGAEVWTKGTATVLGDTNITVSNAEMGQNNGRARLWGGHDIEVEGGKGYVNGSTNITVTGGKNIKYIFGGGMSWNGKTAATESIVKGNSNITLLGNNGLAALSPDAMIFAGGRKGNESAALATVQGDAFITFKDINDAAFKGHLSGQGTNGDYKIDGYTDSVLGDSNLVFDNVSADFSQAEIKNFDVITLTPGTQVKLGKIELTPGLTIKLTGDWAGRGTVTVLTASTEGEIFSRDETSATGITASKVSYDEATHTYTLVLSCPSVTKEAPVKPTLPIGTPEGITAAKPGLAYIDPADEKEKEETVNMLLSAIKPGTLTSADLTVNEETQLLQASPSTAKSAAEQALKDKGLTAPVTAVRPLPIFTITSEDVTTAGTVVAVAFDLKGSEFKAESPELLQIVKIISSSSGKFFKYAAKASDFGDGAFTVQDASDNIFTGKFEADRTYRLVLFIKDNGDFDLMSEERAILDPAAMIATEAPKPSGSSGSSSSSGCNTGFGALALVALALLPALRGKKR
- a CDS encoding Synerg-CTERM sorting domain-containing protein encodes the protein MKNISEKHIFSAIMITLFATAGIAWAAASGSVNTNQHYTEDTTITATSDDVEGNRKLYGIGSKTADDLTITVASGKTLNVNSTVAISTDRAYAVNNNGTGAINITADAVYNATGTNGAQARTIRKLASGAIVLNGVTQISATTSGKDGLAIGVDARNNGSITLNGSTKINAAGTDGGCPKGIYADAASITFNGAATEVLINGSSTGAQWFNALVTQNIGQVSFNTTETSFTTQNTGNYTAQSISITSPDDYVEFNSDKTTILTTGKSGATGLGGNGSVKFNRGDITIRSVISDGIGKTNAVGVLGNRVTVAEPVGNFNIIVEGSGIYNGDANNANGTAGVYCGEEQSLTVNNPKFNVSVTGGADTSKATADYSDSYGIRTNCGGVVNVSKNTDVAISVKDFIKAAIGVASDNGAYKEGGGHTAPYLNDEVRLLGNVNITAAGTAAGTLDESESKILASKSLAAAAVYGGKLTLGSEGKSVVLNGDVAAADKSSISITAGTVVIKGEKITADNAAIAITAGPSSQIETGSLSSTNNGAITLTLNGDWTDKGTYVVFKSEKPTPAESLKIEYGGAKGLSSARWNEARTEFILTCTGTEQIAPVKPIIPDGAKEEIRPTVAEISYVAKDASESEKTAKITEVAAAMPNVTASELIIDAAGTVVIETETAKKAAEKIILAGETLKTTLPIPVFKAPVEKGKIAASSFVLTGDQLGASVPADVKIMKYLGANKSAFFKYAAAAADFDDKCFTIFTHGTSVIAESIEKGARYDVTVFIKDGGEFDLDGIEGQITDPSAIITTEKTQQPQHNSSSGCNTGFGALALAALALLPTLRVKRNTNRKGW
- a CDS encoding sulfide/dihydroorotate dehydrogenase-like FAD/NAD-binding protein encodes the protein MFKLVSKQKLAPKEFDIWVEAPRIAAHAKAGQFVVLRVNDEGERIPLTIADHDVEKGLIRLIFQVVGKTTAEMSTLNVGDAIQDISGPLGTPSEIENFGTVLMVGGGVGIAALFPIIKALKQAGNKVITILGGRTSDLVIMKDECAKYSDELIITTDDGSEGMKGVVTEAMKMIVERGEKIDRSWCIGPSIMMKFGTKAAKELGLPIWVSLNPLMVDGTGMCGCCRVTVDGKIFFACVDGPEFDGHKVNWDEFMSRLRQYKDEEKISMDKYESEVGEKTWL
- a CDS encoding VIT1/CCC1 family protein, with amino-acid sequence MSPEVLAAIKTMQLNEVTEHLIYARMAARAKGENANLLAQISADELRHAEIWSRYTGEMPKPGIFKMLLYRVCGLIFGLTFVINLMEEGEAKAQLEYSEIAKSAPEALQIYEDEERHEEMLIGMVDDERLKYISSMVLGINDALVELTGALAGFTFALGNSTVICMAGFITGSAATLSMAASEYLSKKNDPHERHPLKAAVYTGLAYMFAVCMLLMPYTFIGSPIMALGGCLFNAAIVIMLFTFYVSVVRKEPFMPAFTEMICISFGVAALSFLIGWGAQKMLGITM
- the gltA gene encoding NADPH-dependent glutamate synthase, producing MAVTFSKKKTPIKEQDAQVRKGNFKEVCLGYSLEEGQLEAGRCLQCKTKPCINGCPVKIDIPAFIQCVKDGDMAGAAEVMDKYTNLPAVCGRVCPQESQCEGLCTVGRMPGYEPVSIGKLERLVADWKYAQTDMAAKACEGEKKGKVAVVGSGPSSLTVAGDLAKMGYEVKIFEALHAAGGVLIYGIPEFRLPKSIVKMEIDAMKKLGVDVECNVVVGKTITMQEIMDEYDACYIAVGAGAPHFQGVPGTTLNGVYSASEYLTRINLMHGYQFPKYDTPAKKSKKVVVIGGGNVAMDAARSAKRLGADEVTVVYRRSLQELPARIEEYHHAVEEGIVFNWLTNPTEYVDDGNGQLKGVKVIKMELGEPDASGRRRPVPVEGSEYFIEADCAIEAIGQGSNKVLLSTFPEMKLNKWGYIEADEKTGATSVPGVFAGGDIVTGAATVILAMGAGKDAAVAIDKYITEKKAK